A single genomic interval of Haloplanus sp. GDY1 harbors:
- a CDS encoding RNA-guided endonuclease InsQ/TnpB family protein: MYYAYKYRLTPSDAHREELDRHRDICRQLYNHTRYRLNEYRENHGELPSMTTLRSELPDLKTWWDDLSDVYSKVLQTVVERLFDNVKGLSKLKENGYGVGQLKWKPPREFRSFTYSQSGFKLDKRGGQTVLSLSKLGDIPIRLHRAIPDDAQLKQVTLKKEPTGEWFATFGIEMDREPPAKPENPEKCVGIDVGILTYAHDTDGTAVGSPDLSDEREQLESEQRDLSRKENGSANWEKQRQVVAERHATLKRKRRDFLHKLSNYYAREYDLVAVEDLNVKGMMESPSNSRNTASAAWRTFLSLLEYKCKREGTHFVAVNPSGTTKECASCGVSTEKPLWVREHSCPACGFETDRDANAAWNILSRGIEKVGVGHSERTPVETALPVDTDSVSAKRVIEAGSPTLKERTASAVSE; encoded by the coding sequence ATGTACTACGCCTACAAGTACCGTCTCACGCCGTCCGACGCCCACCGCGAGGAGTTGGACCGCCACCGAGACATTTGTAGGCAACTGTACAACCACACGCGCTACCGCCTCAACGAGTACCGAGAGAACCACGGCGAATTGCCGTCCATGACTACCCTGCGGTCGGAACTTCCCGACCTCAAGACGTGGTGGGACGACCTCTCGGACGTGTACTCGAAAGTTCTCCAAACCGTCGTTGAACGGTTGTTCGACAACGTTAAAGGACTCTCCAAGCTCAAGGAGAACGGATACGGCGTCGGCCAACTCAAATGGAAGCCACCACGGGAGTTCCGCAGTTTCACGTATAGTCAGTCTGGCTTCAAGCTCGACAAGAGGGGCGGTCAGACTGTCCTATCACTCTCGAAACTCGGAGATATACCGATTCGGCTCCACCGTGCCATCCCCGACGACGCCCAACTCAAGCAGGTCACGCTCAAGAAGGAACCGACGGGCGAGTGGTTCGCCACCTTCGGCATCGAAATGGACCGCGAACCACCCGCGAAGCCCGAAAACCCCGAGAAGTGCGTCGGCATCGACGTGGGGATTCTCACGTACGCTCACGACACCGACGGCACGGCGGTCGGGTCGCCAGACCTCTCCGACGAGCGCGAACAGCTCGAAAGCGAACAGCGCGACCTCTCGCGGAAGGAAAACGGCTCCGCGAATTGGGAGAAACAACGGCAGGTCGTGGCTGAACGCCACGCCACCCTCAAGCGAAAGCGCCGCGACTTCTTGCACAAGCTCTCGAACTACTACGCTCGGGAGTACGACCTAGTGGCGGTAGAAGACCTGAACGTGAAGGGGATGATGGAGTCGCCGTCGAACAGCCGCAACACGGCATCTGCCGCGTGGCGGACGTTCCTCTCGTTGCTCGAATACAAGTGCAAGCGAGAGGGAACGCACTTCGTCGCGGTCAACCCGAGCGGCACGACCAAGGAGTGCGCGTCGTGCGGCGTCTCGACGGAGAAACCGCTGTGGGTTCGGGAACACTCCTGTCCTGCCTGCGGGTTTGAGACGGACAGGGATGCGAACGCGGCGTGGAACATCCTTTCTCGCGGTATCGAAAAAGTAGGAGTGGGACACTCCGAACGAACGCCTGTGGAGACTGCGCTTCCTGTGGATACCGATTCGGTATCTGCAAAGCGCGTCATAGAAGCAGGAAGCCCTACCCTCAAGGAGCGAACCGCGTCAGCGGTGAGCGAGTAG
- a CDS encoding Cdc6/Cdc18 family protein — translation MGMFQRDRQVFADAEPLDDSYEPEDIRERDEELEKYQRALQPIIDNRPTSNIFLYGKTGTGKTVATKFMLSHLENDAAEYDDVDLSTVWVSCENLSSSYQVAVALVNELRESQDKDRISTTGYSQQRVFDILYEELDALGGTVVIVLDEIDNIGHSDDILYGLPRARSNGYVDDVRPVIVGISNDFQFRDNLSPKVKDTLAEKEILFPPYDANQLRSILNPRAEKAFHDDVLADDVVPLCAAFAAQDTGSARQAIRLLREAGELAQAADSDTVTEEHVRDAQDELEKDQLYEGMQELTTQGHAVLCALAYHQALDDVPIRSRDLYERYVKICDRLDADSVSERRVRDHLSDMNMLGLISVYERNEGLSAGRYHEYELDVPLKAVLEVLLSTTRFEELANIIESTADDNNLLQSDISDY, via the coding sequence ATGGGGATGTTCCAACGAGACCGTCAGGTGTTCGCTGATGCCGAACCACTTGACGACTCCTATGAGCCCGAGGATATCCGGGAACGGGACGAGGAACTCGAGAAATATCAACGAGCCCTCCAGCCGATCATCGATAACCGACCGACGTCGAACATCTTTCTATACGGTAAGACGGGAACGGGGAAGACCGTGGCGACGAAGTTTATGCTGTCCCATCTCGAGAACGACGCAGCCGAATACGATGACGTCGATCTCTCGACGGTTTGGGTCAGCTGCGAGAACCTCTCCTCATCCTACCAGGTCGCCGTCGCCCTCGTCAACGAACTTCGCGAAAGCCAGGACAAAGACCGCATCAGTACCACCGGCTACTCTCAGCAACGAGTCTTCGACATCCTCTACGAGGAACTCGACGCGCTCGGTGGTACCGTCGTAATCGTCCTCGACGAAATCGACAACATCGGCCACTCCGACGACATCCTCTACGGGCTCCCACGAGCACGGTCGAACGGCTACGTCGACGACGTCCGCCCGGTGATCGTTGGCATCAGCAACGACTTCCAGTTCCGGGATAACCTCTCGCCGAAGGTCAAGGATACACTCGCCGAAAAAGAGATTCTCTTCCCCCCATACGACGCGAATCAGCTACGCTCGATTCTCAACCCACGTGCCGAGAAAGCGTTCCACGACGATGTCTTAGCGGATGACGTCGTCCCGCTCTGTGCGGCGTTTGCCGCCCAAGACACGGGATCGGCCCGGCAGGCGATCCGACTGCTCCGTGAGGCCGGCGAGCTCGCGCAAGCCGCCGATTCTGACACGGTAACCGAGGAGCACGTCCGGGACGCCCAGGACGAGCTCGAAAAGGACCAACTCTACGAGGGGATGCAGGAACTCACGACACAGGGACACGCCGTCCTCTGTGCGCTCGCATACCACCAGGCGCTCGATGATGTCCCCATCCGCTCTCGCGATCTCTACGAACGGTACGTGAAGATCTGCGACCGGCTTGACGCCGACAGCGTGAGCGAACGCCGTGTTCGCGACCACCTCTCGGATATGAATATGCTCGGGCTCATCAGCGTCTATGAACGGAACGAGGGGCTCTCGGCTGGCCGGTATCACGAGTACGAACTCGACGTTCCGCTGAAAGCCGTGCTGGAGGTCCTCTTGTCGACGACCCGCTTCGAAGAACTCGCGAACATCATCGAGTCGACGGCCGACGATAACAACCTCCTCCAGTCGGATATCTCCGACTACTGA
- a CDS encoding tyrosine-type recombinase/integrase — protein sequence MSDVVKNTDATLFLKPAQIEAMRDAAYEGRHGPRNDAIITLVYDTGLRRTELTKVDRNMIDLDDETVRIPAGIQNDYSKISPKTMTLELDRSGNLCTVQTLREWLSSRGDSSSALFPSQRTSRMSPKAINDVINRCAERAEVRPFSVEGRGIPSDVSPQTLRHSTAWRMLREEEGYTLDDVRNRLRYTTLLATKKEYRHFQTLECNPS from the coding sequence ATGTCAGATGTTGTCAAGAACACAGATGCAACTCTATTTCTCAAGCCGGCGCAGATTGAGGCCATGCGTGACGCCGCTTATGAGGGACGCCACGGCCCTCGAAACGATGCGATCATCACACTAGTATACGACACGGGATTGCGTCGTACTGAGCTCACCAAGGTTGATCGTAACATGATTGACCTTGACGACGAGACGGTTCGTATCCCTGCAGGGATTCAGAATGACTATTCGAAAATCTCTCCCAAAACTATGACGTTGGAACTGGATCGAAGTGGTAATCTCTGCACGGTGCAGACACTCCGTGAATGGCTCTCGTCAAGAGGTGATTCATCATCAGCACTATTCCCGAGTCAAAGAACCTCTCGAATGTCCCCAAAGGCGATCAACGATGTTATTAACCGGTGTGCAGAACGCGCTGAGGTTCGCCCGTTTTCTGTTGAAGGACGTGGGATCCCTTCGGACGTGTCTCCACAGACACTTCGCCACAGTACTGCGTGGCGGATGCTCCGAGAAGAAGAGGGATACACACTCGATGACGTTCGCAACCGCCTACGATACACGACTCTTCTCGCAACCAAGAAAGAATATCGTCACTTTCAGACGCTTGAATGCAATCCTTCGTAG
- a CDS encoding NEW3 domain-containing protein, translated as MSEVPSHVPALRNAIENEEIDRAAAAYEQLSQTSLETLLSQLETAIDAGRYSDARLLFDQIVRQYDSLRLESNRITARVEAAQAAEDTSFETVQDFSEYLRSATKTDVIRSEFLASVKGFIEAQTGDGTQSPPKDQSTVLQTIQQTRQREQNRQQRKSTVTSEIDNLSVPPSLAITNLKKGMQAPRAGTTVNLDVTVTNVGDSPVSSISLSVRPPSGVTTSQSKSNIGQLGASSTTSKSITLTGQSAGTYSIPVDVTGSEGTQASEEVTLSVMNESSLPPNIEQFDTNGAPGIQVDEVQNAIAAFNNGKIGAGVAQDVIAVFNR; from the coding sequence ATGTCTGAAGTGCCCTCTCACGTTCCAGCGCTCAGAAACGCTATCGAAAACGAAGAGATTGATCGGGCTGCTGCGGCATACGAACAGCTGTCCCAAACGTCCCTTGAGACGCTGTTGAGCCAGCTTGAAACGGCAATAGATGCAGGTCGATATTCTGATGCTAGATTACTGTTTGACCAGATCGTTCGTCAGTATGATTCACTACGCTTGGAAAGTAACAGAATAACCGCCCGAGTGGAGGCTGCACAGGCCGCCGAGGACACGTCGTTTGAGACAGTTCAAGACTTCTCGGAGTATCTCCGTTCAGCCACTAAAACTGATGTGATTCGGTCAGAATTCCTCGCAAGTGTTAAAGGATTCATTGAGGCACAAACCGGGGACGGCACGCAATCCCCGCCAAAAGACCAATCAACTGTTCTGCAGACAATCCAGCAAACGCGCCAGCGAGAACAGAATCGCCAGCAACGCAAATCAACAGTCACATCAGAGATAGACAACCTCTCCGTTCCACCATCATTGGCCATTACGAATCTCAAGAAGGGAATGCAAGCTCCCAGGGCCGGAACTACCGTCAATCTGGACGTAACCGTCACGAATGTCGGGGACAGTCCCGTCAGTAGCATCAGCCTGTCGGTACGCCCCCCATCTGGGGTGACTACAAGTCAATCAAAGAGTAACATTGGCCAGTTGGGCGCAAGTAGTACCACGAGCAAATCTATCACGCTCACGGGGCAGTCTGCCGGCACGTATTCAATTCCCGTTGATGTGACCGGGAGCGAGGGGACACAGGCTTCAGAAGAGGTGACACTCTCTGTTATGAATGAATCATCACTACCACCGAATATCGAACAGTTCGATACGAACGGTGCCCCAGGAATCCAGGTGGACGAAGTCCAGAATGCCATCGCCGCGTTCAACAACGGCAAAATCGGAGCTGGTGTCGCACAAGATGTTATAGCGGTATTCAACAGGTGA
- a CDS encoding RNA-guided endonuclease InsQ/TnpB family protein, with amino-acid sequence MTELTKTLELKLVDPNAHKRRKLRETRDAYQQALRDAFDAGSTTQTEANDVVVNYDLSGYAKNALKKYVPQLTTTYNAGELHDDHPVRFTNEGLRLNHKPENTIEWYVKIPHHEDHHLWMPAQPNPNQRDWLEALNACDAEMGESRLFQRNGTWYLHVTATRDVEDCSEASTDEQTPIGVDIGEASLVTVCHRDDHGSPTRPELWADEGKTVRRLRKTYFTATRRLQERGSNRIAESFGDDLWNQIDDVFHRVTREVVEYAESVENPVLVLEDLTYIRESMDYSEYMNRRLHGWGFAKLHAQIRYKAVEKGIPVETVNPRNTSKECHACGEVGYRPKQATFKCTNDDCWMGEYQADVNGAINIADRYLSGESPSREHENDDDSAEDGAHLTAPQDSQADAEIQQLTLGTYAS; translated from the coding sequence GTTCGACGCTGGTAGCACCACGCAAACCGAAGCGAACGACGTGGTGGTCAACTACGACCTGTCGGGGTACGCGAAAAACGCCCTCAAGAAGTACGTCCCGCAGTTGACGACAACCTACAATGCGGGCGAACTTCACGATGACCACCCTGTTCGGTTCACCAACGAGGGGCTACGCCTCAACCACAAGCCCGAGAACACTATCGAGTGGTACGTCAAAATCCCGCACCACGAGGACCACCACCTCTGGATGCCAGCACAGCCGAATCCCAACCAACGGGACTGGTTGGAAGCGTTGAACGCTTGTGACGCGGAGATGGGTGAGAGTCGGCTGTTCCAGCGGAACGGGACGTGGTATCTCCACGTCACCGCCACCCGCGACGTGGAGGATTGTTCCGAGGCGTCCACCGATGAACAGACGCCTATCGGAGTGGACATTGGAGAAGCGTCACTTGTCACGGTGTGTCACCGCGACGACCACGGTTCTCCGACCCGCCCCGAACTATGGGCTGACGAAGGCAAAACCGTTCGTCGTCTACGCAAGACCTACTTCACCGCTACGCGACGGCTTCAAGAACGCGGAAGCAACCGTATCGCCGAATCGTTCGGCGACGACCTGTGGAACCAGATAGACGACGTGTTCCACCGCGTCACCCGCGAAGTCGTGGAGTACGCCGAGTCCGTCGAGAATCCCGTACTGGTGCTGGAAGACTTGACGTACATTCGGGAGTCGATGGACTACAGCGAGTATATGAATCGCCGTCTTCACGGATGGGGGTTCGCCAAACTCCACGCACAGATACGGTACAAGGCCGTCGAAAAGGGGATTCCCGTCGAGACGGTGAATCCGCGTAACACGTCGAAGGAGTGCCATGCGTGCGGTGAAGTCGGATATCGTCCGAAACAGGCGACGTTCAAGTGTACGAACGACGACTGCTGGATGGGTGAGTACCAAGCGGACGTGAACGGGGCGATAAACATCGCAGACCGCTACCTCAGCGGAGAGAGTCCTTCCAGAGAACACGAGAACGACGATGACTCGGCTGAGGATGGGGCGCATTTGACCGCGCCACAAGACAGCCAAGCCGATGCTGAAATCCAGCAGTTGACGCTTGGAACGTATGCGTCTTGA
- a CDS encoding DUF4330 family protein codes for MELIDDSGRVFGRVNVIDALVVLIIIAVVSAGIVFVFTDDSAAPETKTTYATLDMGVQEPYLVEEISAGDTYEPSETSTLRVTDVHLTPHEDGTRVFLRVAIKGELNEQGSIIYQGAPPRLGRSLSLITDRYEISGRIRDVGESDAITTAQQTVVLSTRMAATDARTVTPGDEVRVGGRVVARIENVTTYTTKDPNQRQLFVAVTVDAHRQQNNLRFGGQPLRRGQSLTLPTGEYVLNGHIEQVGGKFDLGETTTRNVTLQVGEIRKDFASVIEEGMVERTGDTTVARITEVVEVEPSLIIVTGSEEASVAVVDHPVKRDVTLRTELQLRETPSGLAFKGEQIRQGSEVVLNLGTITLEATVIAVEE; via the coding sequence ATGGAGCTGATTGATGATAGTGGTCGTGTCTTTGGCCGGGTAAATGTCATTGACGCGCTCGTCGTGCTGATAATCATCGCAGTGGTCAGCGCCGGGATCGTGTTCGTCTTTACCGATGACTCAGCGGCTCCAGAGACAAAAACAACGTACGCAACACTTGATATGGGTGTCCAAGAGCCATATCTCGTTGAGGAGATCTCAGCGGGCGATACGTATGAGCCCAGTGAGACTTCAACGTTGCGTGTAACTGATGTCCACCTCACCCCTCACGAGGATGGTACCCGCGTTTTTCTTCGTGTTGCAATCAAAGGCGAATTGAATGAACAAGGAAGTATCATTTATCAAGGAGCACCCCCTCGACTTGGACGCTCGCTAAGTCTCATAACCGATCGGTATGAAATAAGTGGTCGAATCCGTGATGTCGGCGAGAGTGATGCAATCACTACTGCACAACAGACTGTTGTCCTTTCGACTCGAATGGCTGCTACTGACGCGAGAACCGTCACCCCTGGGGATGAAGTACGGGTCGGTGGCCGGGTAGTAGCGCGTATTGAAAACGTGACAACATATACTACAAAAGACCCGAATCAGCGACAACTGTTTGTTGCTGTAACGGTTGATGCACATCGCCAGCAGAATAACCTTCGATTTGGTGGACAGCCGCTTCGACGTGGTCAGTCTCTCACTCTTCCGACGGGAGAGTATGTACTTAACGGGCACATCGAACAGGTGGGGGGCAAATTCGACTTAGGAGAGACCACAACGCGTAATGTGACACTCCAGGTTGGAGAGATACGAAAGGACTTTGCGTCGGTTATTGAGGAAGGAATGGTAGAGCGTACCGGTGACACGACAGTTGCTCGAATTACTGAAGTTGTTGAAGTAGAACCATCGCTGATCATCGTTACCGGCAGTGAAGAGGCGAGTGTGGCGGTTGTTGACCACCCGGTGAAGCGTGATGTAACGCTCCGGACCGAACTACAATTACGTGAAACGCCGAGTGGACTTGCGTTCAAAGGCGAACAGATCCGACAGGGGTCAGAAGTGGTCTTGAATCTTGGAACGATCACACTTGAAGCCACCGTCATTGCCGTTGAAGAGTGA
- a CDS encoding PQQ-binding-like beta-propeller repeat protein encodes MTNRKSDTQNDRKPEFMTKESSIPSLHRRTILKFAGTGTVIGASGLASAQSGATNDGRETWTFSTDGAVQSSPTVVDDMVYVGSDDNHLYALDASDGTKQWRFNTGGAIYSSPAVSESTVYIASETGTVFALNADDGTQKWQFETGHDINSSPTVSAGTVYIGSGDNNVYALSTSDGSEQWDTPFSTDGVVDSSPTVVDGTVYIGSSDNNVYAIDAAEGTEQWKFSTGHSVISSPTVANGTVYVGSYDRNLYAITNGSQKWKTNLDSSVYTSPTVTDDSVYAADYSFGTLFKLDTETGSRTAIAPDETSNPLMSSPTVANGVVYLGDGEGVIYAFDPDEKTSDQIKQWQFETGSLIESSPTVVDGTVYIGSNDGSIYALDTGTSSSSTGTRVQLGTLGHHFAAAGTDDSTDQPPLAGREQKITTAEKIDSRSVLSAIESLYGIKLDGDKEMIKSTIDDLQQAVIDGKLDRQTAEEAIQRMQALEDASLLTVHRVGPNTPDDADSNGDINIAEATARPTIATAFKLILIVLTLKILALSSVGIVGTAAVSASLDFITGAVDKLLSTMIGSDSDDETNLKVEAKQKAHAEAQGIVQQIKDGTIETGQALLDTIDTAVDKLVDIFADSIRAKIELDAPKSVLIPGTGLLLGAGPSVYGALQRADQAFGVEELTSTGLRGSTATATQSIYDARISLEESIQDGIDYLNELEAFAADINIWERSLQFAQEDEPPIEEIIDLILTIGDTLASGIIGTLASLRTAVAGYTMIVYLKLMHGRLATAAIEGREVNYLNV; translated from the coding sequence ATGACAAATAGAAAATCAGACACACAGAATGATAGAAAACCTGAATTTATGACTAAGGAGTCATCAATACCAAGTCTGCACCGCCGCACGATATTGAAATTTGCGGGAACGGGTACCGTGATCGGAGCTAGTGGGCTAGCTAGTGCTCAGAGTGGGGCTACGAACGACGGACGTGAGACATGGACCTTTTCAACGGATGGCGCCGTTCAGAGTTCACCAACTGTCGTAGATGATATGGTGTACGTTGGGAGTGATGATAATCATCTGTACGCACTAGACGCTTCTGATGGCACTAAGCAGTGGCGTTTTAATACGGGTGGGGCAATCTACTCTTCTCCAGCTGTAAGTGAAAGTACGGTCTATATTGCTAGTGAGACTGGTACTGTATTCGCACTTAATGCCGATGATGGCACACAAAAATGGCAATTTGAAACTGGACATGATATAAATTCATCACCAACAGTCTCTGCGGGAACAGTCTATATCGGATCCGGTGACAACAATGTCTATGCGCTCTCTACTTCCGATGGAAGTGAACAGTGGGATACCCCATTTTCGACAGATGGGGTTGTGGACTCATCTCCGACAGTTGTTGATGGGACCGTCTATATTGGGAGTAGTGACAACAATGTCTATGCGATTGATGCTGCAGAGGGTACTGAACAGTGGAAGTTTTCGACAGGACATTCAGTTATCTCATCACCAACGGTGGCTAATGGAACCGTGTACGTCGGAAGCTACGACAGGAATCTCTATGCAATTACTAATGGCTCTCAAAAGTGGAAAACAAACCTGGATTCCTCAGTATATACCTCTCCCACTGTAACTGACGATTCTGTATATGCAGCAGACTATTCGTTCGGTACCTTGTTCAAACTTGACACCGAAACTGGCAGCAGGACAGCAATTGCACCGGATGAGACGAGCAACCCCCTCATGTCCTCACCGACTGTTGCTAACGGTGTCGTCTATCTCGGAGATGGCGAAGGAGTGATTTATGCATTCGATCCAGACGAGAAAACATCCGATCAAATCAAACAGTGGCAGTTTGAAACGGGGAGCTTAATTGAATCATCACCAACCGTTGTTGATGGAACCGTTTATATTGGAAGTAACGATGGCTCTATCTACGCATTAGACACAGGGACATCAAGCTCAAGTACTGGAACGCGTGTCCAGTTAGGAACTCTCGGTCACCACTTTGCCGCGGCCGGTACGGATGATTCAACAGACCAACCCCCGCTTGCTGGACGTGAACAAAAGATCACGACTGCTGAGAAGATCGACAGTCGGTCTGTTCTTAGTGCTATTGAGTCTCTGTATGGCATCAAGCTTGACGGTGACAAGGAGATGATCAAGTCGACTATCGACGATCTCCAACAGGCCGTAATCGATGGGAAGCTTGATCGGCAGACGGCCGAGGAAGCGATCCAGCGGATGCAAGCACTAGAAGACGCCTCGCTATTGACGGTCCACCGTGTTGGTCCGAACACTCCAGACGATGCCGATTCAAATGGTGATATTAATATTGCCGAAGCAACTGCACGTCCAACTATTGCCACCGCATTCAAGCTCATTCTGATTGTTCTTACGCTGAAAATCCTTGCGCTGAGTAGTGTGGGAATAGTTGGTACCGCTGCTGTTAGTGCCTCTTTAGATTTCATAACAGGGGCAGTAGATAAGCTCTTGAGCACGATGATCGGATCTGATAGCGACGACGAGACTAATCTCAAAGTAGAAGCAAAACAAAAAGCACATGCAGAGGCTCAGGGGATTGTCCAGCAAATCAAAGATGGCACAATAGAGACTGGCCAAGCTTTGCTTGACACGATTGATACGGCCGTTGATAAATTAGTTGATATATTTGCGGATAGTATTCGTGCTAAAATTGAACTTGATGCTCCCAAAAGCGTCCTAATTCCTGGGACAGGATTACTTCTTGGAGCCGGGCCCTCTGTCTATGGTGCGCTACAGCGGGCGGATCAAGCATTTGGGGTGGAGGAATTGACATCAACAGGGCTTCGAGGTTCAACTGCGACTGCGACACAATCGATTTACGATGCACGGATATCTCTCGAGGAAAGTATCCAAGATGGTATCGATTATCTCAACGAGCTTGAAGCCTTTGCAGCAGACATCAATATTTGGGAAAGATCTCTTCAGTTCGCCCAAGAAGATGAGCCTCCGATTGAAGAGATTATAGACCTTATCCTCACCATTGGAGATACGCTTGCAAGTGGGATCATTGGTACTCTCGCAAGTCTGCGAACTGCTGTTGCCGGGTATACAATGATCGTGTATCTCAAACTGATGCACGGACGGCTGGCAACGGCAGCTATCGAAGGTCGGGAGGTGAATTATCTCAATGTCTGA
- a CDS encoding ArsR/SmtB family transcription factor, which yields MATDQTRTVGGDAPDDPADLLPEESILSLEEYLDMHAAVGHRTRYEILYRLVHNGEMSPKELEDALDIDDSTLHYHLNKLVDVGLVEKRQRTERGQDGLYTYYRATVFGEVTLTDGVDELIRGEQAFEEMYDSSTA from the coding sequence ATGGCGACGGATCAAACGCGGACGGTTGGTGGCGACGCCCCGGACGATCCGGCAGACCTGCTGCCCGAGGAGAGCATTCTTAGCCTTGAGGAGTACCTCGATATGCACGCGGCTGTCGGTCACCGAACCCGCTATGAGATCCTCTATCGACTCGTTCACAACGGTGAGATGAGTCCGAAAGAACTCGAAGACGCACTCGACATCGACGACAGTACACTCCACTACCATCTCAACAAGCTCGTCGACGTCGGCCTCGTCGAGAAGCGCCAGCGCACGGAGCGCGGACAGGACGGCCTGTACACGTATTATCGAGCGACCGTTTTCGGTGAGGTGACGCTCACTGACGGCGTCGACGAGTTGATCCGTGGCGAGCAAGCATTCGAAGAGATGTACGACAGTTCGACCGCCTAG
- a CDS encoding DUF7509 family protein, with protein MPVEITRELIADRFGRVTYDRFLFYLMGPYKSFNLNYVLSEEDRREIDVDDLPGPLRRLFRNKDDINAAQALLRRVQGELRTDPGVNAFLALDVDIDTDDVDAVTQSIEYARCSNATAFVVPFLGHNFGVGEEAGSILENLAATHGERLIFVHEDDVTSAMIRSASVRWDLRVETYETEDELAAKLRRFAGGIMHRERRGELDQLD; from the coding sequence ATGCCCGTCGAAATCACGCGCGAGCTGATCGCTGACCGGTTCGGGCGTGTGACATACGACCGGTTTCTCTTCTATCTGATGGGGCCGTACAAGTCGTTCAACCTCAACTACGTCCTCAGCGAGGAGGACCGGCGCGAGATCGACGTCGACGATCTTCCTGGACCGTTACGCCGACTCTTCAGGAATAAGGACGACATCAACGCGGCACAGGCACTCTTGCGACGTGTACAAGGGGAACTTCGGACCGACCCGGGAGTGAATGCATTTCTCGCACTTGACGTCGACATCGACACAGACGACGTCGATGCGGTGACCCAGAGCATTGAGTACGCACGCTGTAGCAACGCAACCGCGTTCGTGGTGCCGTTTCTTGGCCACAATTTTGGCGTTGGAGAAGAGGCTGGTAGTATTCTCGAAAATCTTGCGGCAACCCACGGGGAGCGGTTGATTTTCGTCCACGAGGATGACGTGACGAGTGCGATGATCCGGTCGGCGTCCGTCCGGTGGGATTTGCGCGTTGAAACCTACGAGACTGAGGACGAACTCGCGGCCAAACTACGGCGGTTCGCCGGCGGAATTATGCATCGCGAACGACGGGGGGAACTCGATCAGTTGGATTAG